The nucleotide window GTTCAAATTCCCAGCTCTTGACGATCCAAGTGACTGACTGCTGAAAATCCAAAAAGCGCTAAAGAAAGTTACGCTACATCCGAGTTTTTTTCCTTGGAGGCGGCTGTACGGTCAGATTGGCGCTGGCAGGCCGGAAATTACTACTTGACGGTAATCGAGGCTGAGCCATTGACGGTGGTAGCCTTTCGAGTTAGAATGAAACAaacgtcatcatcagcatataAGACATGCGGATCGTCtaagagagaagagggatttATCTGTCCGTCGATAGGTCGATATGATGGATACTGAGGGAGTAAACGACTCACGATCCCATCTTGGCATCTCCATTATCTTCATGAGTCACTCTCCTAGTAGGGTACGTGACTGAACTGCCCTCAAAGACACTCCTATGGGATGATAACACAGTCAGTATTCTACTTTATCTTTCGGGGTGCTACTGGCTAGACATGTTCCGTCATATAGCTGCGAATCCACCTGAGGGAAAGAATTTCAAGCAAGACCGATGCAAGTCGCGCCACTCACTTTGCTGCTACGCCGCCTTCTTCCTGGAACCACGGATGAGCCAGTGCTTCTCTAGCTGTCAGTCGCCTCGCGGGATCCCACTCGAACAGCCGTGTCAGCAGGTCATAGCCTTGCGAAGAAGTCGACCGGTGTTGATACCATGAGGGAAGGGGGTTCGGATTAGGGTATCTATGCCGACTGCTTGTCAGCCAATTCTTACGACGATTTATCTTGTTAGAGTATAGCTGTTACACTGAGAGCAATACTCACGGTCCAGAAGATAAGTATGTCTTGTATTCTGGCATGTGGACTATACCGGGCCATTGATCGGCTATGTCAAGATGAGACGATATCAGCTGCTGTCGAGATCCTGCAATTTGCCAAAGAAAGAGCACAAAATATGATCGAGTGACAGCTAACGTACCCTTGACGGGTCCTAAGACTTCACAGATTTTACCCATCTGATCACGCTGGAAAGGCAATTGCTTCTTCccgtccatcttcgcttcgtCTCCTTTGAAAATCGGTCGAAGAGCTAGAAGTTCCGCATATATACATCCGATTGCCCATAGATCTGCCGATTTTGTGTCAGATACAAGGCATATCGCATCATCCAAGGTCCGCTCATGTTCGCAGCGGAAGGAACAACGCAGGGAAGAAACAGGTAACGAGGACTGGAAAGACATACCGACAGCAGCGGTATAATGTTTTGCGCCCAGGATTAGTTCAGGAGCTCTGTACCAGATAGTCACGACTACCTTATCACCGCCGAACAGACCGCCTTGAGCTAGTGGTTTGTGCCATAATCTAGCCAAACCCAGATCACCGATCTTGACTACGCCGGCGGAATTTACCAAGATGTTTGCGGGTTTGAGATCACGGTGTAAGCAGAAATTGGAGTGGAGGAAATGGACCCCGCATAACAACTGATGTAGCAATCGCCGCAGGGTGGGAGAAGGTATAGGAGTTCGGGTGGtttgggaatgatgatggattaTTTGctgtggaagagatggtcagCTCCTTATGCTGTAAGGGCCAACATTCCCTCGGACAAGAATAGAACGGGAAAATCGAATTCAATAACCATGATTTTTGTAGGGGTGTGATGAAACGTAGAAAGGGAGCTTGAGgtcgatgactcaccaggAAATCGTGTTCGGCATATTCGAATACCATGTAGATAGCTTTATCTTCCAGTATCACCTCGCGCAGGGCTACGAGATTCCGATGATGCAGCTCTCGGTTCAGCTATATGTGATAGGATGGAGATATTGCCAGTCAGTAAAGGATCAACAGGGGGCAGGCTTTGGTGTATGTTACAGAGCGAGGCGAGCAAGGGGATTCGCCCGGCATGTCAGAACAAGGGAAATCGAGGAGGAGGCACCCCTTCAATGGTAGGTGATGGGAACGGGAGATATGACCTACCATAATCTCCCTCGCTCCAGACTGACTGATCCCTGCATAAGTCAATACATCCCCCTCTTTATCAGGCTTGAACTTTTTGATCGCAAAGacatccccttctttcgcagGCAGATCCCCCGGCCTCATACACAATTCCGGGTGATTCAAGGGGTCGAGGGCGcttgaagcggaagaagcagtcGACGTTGTTGGAGA belongs to Kwoniella dejecticola CBS 10117 chromosome 10, complete sequence and includes:
- a CDS encoding serine/threonine-protein kinase SSN3, yielding MAATLATAAAMLDPMHYYRAKRDRERRTVLKTYKILGFISSGTYGRVYKAVLLPSPASASSKGNTNKSTLPSSARAALAIPKDKLPSPTTSTASSASSALDPLNHPELCMRPGDLPAKEGDVFAIKKFKPDKEGDVLTYAGISQSGAREIMLNRELHHRNLVALREVILEDKAIYMVFEYAEHDFLQIIHHHSQTTRTPIPSPTLRRLLHQLLCGVHFLHSNFCLHRDLKPANILVNSAGVVKIGDLGLARLWHKPLAQGGLFGGDKVVVTIWYRAPELILGAKHYTAAVDLWAIGCIYAELLALRPIFKGDEAKMDGKKQLPFQRDQMGKICEVLGPVKADQWPGIVHMPEYKTYLSSGPYPNPNPLPSWYQHRSTSSQGYDLLTRLFEWDPARRLTAREALAHPWFQEEGGVAAKSVFEGSSVTYPTRRVTHEDNGDAKMGSLPPSMAQPRLPSSSNFRPASANLTVQPPPRKKTRM